Genomic segment of Aliarcobacter trophiarum LMG 25534:
TCGCTTGAAGTAATAGCAAAAATATCACTAGATATTCTATATAATGACATACCATATTTTGAAGATTTATTTACTAAAATCTCTGAAAATTTCTTTAAGACTAAATCACCAACTTCAAATCCATAAAAGTTGTTTATATCTCTAAATCTATCAATATTTATTAGAGCTATTTTTAAGATTTTACCATTTTTTAGATCCTGAATTAATCTTTGTCTATTTGAGAGTTTTGTAAGCTCATCTAAAAATTGTTCTTCAATTATCTTTTCTTGCTCATATAATTTTGTGATATCGTGTCTTAAAGCTATAAATTCAACTATATTTTCATTTTCATCTAAAATAGGTACGATAGTTGTATCTACATAATAAGCCTCACCATTTTTTTTCTTGTTTCTAATAATACCTTGAAAAATTTCTTTATTTAAAAGAGTTTTCCAAAGATCTTTGAAAAACTCTTTTTGCATACTAGGGTGTCTTACAATATTGTGATTTTTTCCTAATAACTCCTCTTGTGTATATCCTGAAATTTCACAAAACTTATCATTTACATAGGTGATAGTACCTTTTATATCTGCTATTGATACAATTGAGCTTTTATCTATAGCTTTTTTATACTCAAGTAAAAAATTATAATTATATTTTTTATCCATAAAATATCCTATTTAAAAGATTATTGTATAGTTTAGTAAATAAAAATAAGATAAAAATTGCTCTTTAATGTTAATTTAATTTTAAGAAATGTACAATACCAGAAAATAAAAGGAGTTTTATATGCAGATACAAAATAGTACAAATCACGCCTTAAATGCCTTTAAACAAAATGCTGCTTCAAAAGTAGAGAAGGGGTTGCAAGAAGAAGTTGCGCCAAAAACAGAGAAATCGGTTGATGAGATAATAAATAATTCAGCATCAAAAGTTGCAATATCTATGAATGCTCAATATATCTTATTTGAGATGAATGCAAAATCTATGGCAAAAGGGAATGTTTTAGGACAATCTGGATTTAATATTTCAAAAGACCAACAATCAGTTTTAGATTTTCTAAGCGGAAAAGGAAAAATTGATGATATGAACTTGTATGATACAGGTTATGTTGGAAAACCAATTTTAGAGTTAACACAAGATGAAGCAACTGAACTTGTTGGAGAAAAAGGTTTTTTTGGAATAAATCAGACTTCAGATAGAGTTTCTAACTTTGTATTTAGTTTTGCTGGAGATGATTTAGAAAAGCTTCAAAAAGGAAGAGATGGTATAGTTCAAGGGTTTGAAGAGGCAAATAAAATGTTTGGTGGAAATTTACCAGAGATTTCATATAAAACTCAAGAGAGAACTTTAGCCTTAATAGATGCAAAAATAGAAGCTATTAAAAATTCACAATCAAAAGATAGTAACGAGTCTTAAGTTAATTATCAAAGAGTAGAGTTCTACTCTTTGATTTAAGCTTTTACATCATGAACTACAACAATTTTTCCAGCCCAATTTGAAAGAATATCACAAGCAACTTTTGTACCATCTCCACTAGCACATGCAAACATTGTAGGAACTCCACTTGCAAGTCCTGCTACATATAGATTTGGAAGGATTAAGTTGTTTTTATTTTCTAGATATATTAAATTTGGTTTTGGAACAAAACTATTATCAAGAACTTTTACACCATTACACTCTATATCAAATTTATGAAGTCCAGTAGCTAAAACAACTATATTTGCACTGTAAGAGCCATTTTCACTATTTATAATAAATTCATCACCAACTTTTTCAATTTTTATAGCTTTTTCAACTTTTAGCTCAACACTAGGGAAATTTTTTAGTTGATTTTTTAGTTTTACAAGTAAATCAACTCCATTTATTCCACTCTCAATTCCAGCAACATTAAAATATCTACCTACATTTAAATCGCTTTTATTATCATCTAGCATAAGATATTTTTTATCTTTTGCAAAGTCAAACTTAGCATTTGCACTTCCTAAATGTAAAGCACAGCCAAAACCAGCAGCTCCAGCTCCAATAATTACTACATCATATTTCATAATATTATTCCTTTAAACTTTTTTGGATTTTAACAAAATAGTTATAAAGTTACTCTTTTATCCACTCTTTTATACTATTACTAAAAAGTTCTGGAAATTCTAAAGGTATGTTGTGGCTAGTTCCTTCTCTTTTTATTAGTTTGAAATTATGCTCTTTTGTATGAAGTTTTTCTAAAGCTTCTAAGTCCAAAAGTCTATCATTTGTGCTATATAGCATATGTATTGGAATATCTTGATTTTTTAAACAATCAAATAAATCTATTCTATTAAAAGTACTTTTTAGTTGAGTAATAAATACCTCTTTTCCTAAATCATTAAACATATCAACCATAATATTTACAAGCTCAAAATCATTTTGGTTTTTTTCTTCTAAAAGCATAATGGCTTTTTCAAACTCCAAGCCAAACTCATTTGAGTTTATAAACTCTTCAAGTTTTTTCTCTCTTCTTGCTTTTTCAATACTTGAAGTAGTCCCTGGAGTTGCTGCAACTGTAAATAGTCTTTTTACTCTTTGGGGATATTTACAAGTATAGTATGAAGCTATATAACCTCCTAAGGAGAAGCCTAAAATATTTATTTTTTCCTCTTGAATGCTATTATATAAAACTTCAACAATTTTATCAAAATCTGTAAACAAAGGAATAGGAAGGTGAACTATTTCAAACTCATTTTGTAAATATTGTAAAGCTCTACTCCAAAGTCTATTATCAGTCATAAGTCCTGGAATAAAGTATATTTTCTCTTTTTGCATAAAATAAACTCTCTTTTATCTATTTTGGAGGATTTTATATAACATTGGCTTAAATTATGAAAATTACAATTATATTAATAAGTTTTTCTTATTTATATTAGATTAAGTAATCTTATATAATAATATAGAAAAACTTGGAGAAGAATATGAATATATTTGATAAGATAAGAACATTTTGTAAACCATTTAGGATTGTTTTAGGTGTAGTTTTAATAGCTATTGGGTTTTTTAGTGGGATTGCTTGGTTTTATTTAGGAGTTATTCCTTTATTAGCTGGAATATTTAATTTTTGCCCACTTTGTAAGTTTAGTGGGAAATGTACGCCAAAAAATCTTAAGTAGAGTTTTAGCTCTACTTAGGATTAATCTATAAATCTAATTGTAATCATTCCATAAAATTTACTATCTTGGTAAAATTCAACTCTATAATCTTTTGTAGAGTTATCTATTGAAAAGTTGCTAACCATATCACTTTTTGTAAGAACTAAACTATCTTCACTATCAACTCCAGCTTTGCTAAAACCAATAACATTTACTCTAAGAGGTGATTTTAAAACTTTGAAGCTTTTTTTAACTTCTAAAATTTGACCAAATTTACTTTTAATTATATTTCCATCTATTTCCAAATCTACATCAAGAAAAGAGCCATTTTTATCAAATATTTGAGGAGATAGTGTTGTAACTAAGTTATTACCTATATATATTTCATAATTACCATTTATAAATTTACTATTTCCTAAAGAGTGTTCAAAAACAAAGTTATTATCACTTTTTTTAAGCGGAATAAATCTTAAATTTTTTCTAATATCATTTAAATCAAAAGATATATTGTTGTTTATTTGAATCTTTCCAAAATCAAAAAGTAAATTTTGTACCTCTTTATAGCTATTTAAATCAAAATTTCTACTAAATTCAATATCCATAACTCTCATAAACTCTTCGATAGATTTTAGTTGATAAATCACTTTTTCTGTCAAATCTGTAATATTTTTGCTTGTTTCTATTGCAAATGCCGGTTTATTATTTGTAACAGCAAAAAAAGTTAAAGATAGTTGTTGTTGCTCATCTTTTGCTTTTGTTTCTGTATTTTTTACTCCAAAATAGTGATGATCTTGGAAAAGTTTATCTCTGTTTAGACTATCTCTTACAGTTGTTGCAATCTCATCTAAATTTCCAAATTTCTCTAAAGAGTGAATTTTTTCTTGATCAATAATTGTAGCTTGACCCCAAGCTCTTGGATTAAAAATTGCATTTTCATAGTTTTGTCTATAAAAACCATGTCCATCATGTAGATTTAAAACTAATTCTACTTCTTTATCCAAAATAAGAGATTTTATTTTTTCTATATTTCTTATATCTTTGTCATCTTTAGAAATTGTGCTGAATTTTCTATTCATATCTCCATAGATACCTCTTTGATTTGCTATCATACTATCAATATTTACAGAAGGAGCTATCCAAACACTTCCTTTTTTTATAGTGTAATGTTTTTCAAAAAATGCTGGTGCAAAATATCCTCCTGGTTCATCACCATGTATTCCGCCTATAATAAGTAAAGTATGTCCTAGTTCTTTACCCTCTTTTTTATAAAGAGTGAAATCTATATTTGTATTTGCATAAATGTTTGTGAGTAAAAATATAATAAAAAAAAGAAATCTCATATGTCTCCAAGCTTATAAAATTATTAAAAATGGCTAGTATGTTATCTAAAGCTTATTTAGAGGAGGATTAAAATTAGTTTTCTTATTTTAAATATTATTAAAACAATTATTCTTTATTTTATGTTAGAATCTTGATAAATTAATAGATAATGGATAGATATAATAATGAATAAAAATAATAAAAAAATGATAGAAATATTTGATGAGCTTATTAGTTTAAGTGACTACTCTTTTGTAAATAAATTAAATGGAGATCCAGATGCAAAACAAAATGGTGATAACAAATCTGCCAGAGAGGTTTTTAGTGGGCATTATGTAGAAGTTGAACCAACTGCTATTAAAGAGCCTATATATATTTCTCATAGTGAAAACTTTTTTAAAGAACTAGGCTTTAGTGAACAGTTATTAAAATCAGATGATTTTATAAAACTATTTTCAGGTGATATGTCAAATATTTCTAAACCAATACAAAAAATAGCTTGGGCAACTGGATATGCACTTTCTATATATGGTCGTGAGTATTATGCTCAATGTCCTTTTCAAACAGGGAATGGATATGGTGATGGTAGAGCAATCTCTGTTTTAGAAGCAGTAATAAATGATAAAAGATGGGAATTTCAACTAAAAGGTGCAGGGAAAACTCCATATTGTAGAGGTGCGGATGGAAGAGCTGTTTTAAGATCAAGTATTAGAGAGTTTTTAGCACAAGAACATATGAATTCACTTAATATTCCAACTTCAAGGTCTTTAACTCTGTTTACTTCTAAAAAAGAGCAAGTAACAAGACCTTGGTTTAGAGATAACTCTTATTCAATGGATCCTGAAGTTATGATAGAAGAAGATGTTGCAATTACTACAAGAGTTGCATCTTCATTTATAAGAGTTGGACAACTTGAACTTTTTGGAAGACGTGCTAGAAAAAATGAATATAAAAATGCTTTAAAAGAGCTAGAGATGATAGTTTTACATTTGATTGATAGGGAGTATAGTGAAGATATTAGTCAAGATTTGAGATTAGAGGAAAAGATAATATCTTTAGCAAATGAGTTTCAAAGCCGTCTTACTTCTTTAGTGGCAAACTGGATAAGAGTTGGTTATTGTCAAGGTAATTTCAATAGTGATAACTGTGCAGCTGGAGGATTTACTCTTGATTACGGACCATTTGGGTTTATAGAGATGTTTGATCCAAAATATCAATCTTGGACTGGTGGAGGAGTGCATTTTTCATTTTTTAATCAACCAATTGCTGCTTTAAAAAACTTCAAATCATTTTGTAATTCTTTAAAACCATTGCTTAGTTCAAATAAAAATGCTTTAGAGGAATTTGAAAAAATCGAAAATAACTTTAGTAAAGTTATGCAAGAAAAGATGCAAAATATGTGGGCTAAAAAACTTGGACTTGATAATTTTAATGTTGAGTTGTTTGAAGATTTAATAAACCTTATGATAGATACAAAAGTTGATTACACAATATTCTTTAGAGAGTTATCAAATATTCCTAATGATATGAGTAGTCTTGAAAAAAGTTTTTATGAAAATTTGAAAGATGAAAATATAAAGTTAAGATGGAATAGTTGGCTAAAAATTTGGAGATCATTAATAAATATAAAGGATGAAGAATCTAAGCAAAAACTTTCAATTCAAATGAAACTTATAAATCCTAAATATATATTAAGAGAGTGGCATCTAGTAAAAGCATATCAAGAAGCACAAAATGGGAACTATACTTTAGTAAATGAATTACAAGAAATAATGACTAAACCGTATGATGAACAAACAAAAGAGATAGAAGAGAAATATTATATTAAAAAACCAAAAGATTTATTTGGAATAGCTGGTATATCTCATGTTAGCTGTTCGTCGTAGATATATAGTTTTATAAGCTTTAGTATTTAAAAAGAAGTTTACTTAGTCATTTAAAGACTAAGTAAACTAATTAAATTAGATTAAATTATTCCCACTCAATAGTTGCTGGTGGTTTTGAAGAAATATCATAAACTACTCTATTGATTCCATCAACTTCATTTATAATTCTTCTT
This window contains:
- a CDS encoding alpha/beta fold hydrolase; the protein is MQKEKIYFIPGLMTDNRLWSRALQYLQNEFEIVHLPIPLFTDFDKIVEVLYNSIQEEKINILGFSLGGYIASYYTCKYPQRVKRLFTVAATPGTTSSIEKARREKKLEEFINSNEFGLEFEKAIMLLEEKNQNDFELVNIMVDMFNDLGKEVFITQLKSTFNRIDLFDCLKNQDIPIHMLYSTNDRLLDLEALEKLHTKEHNFKLIKREGTSHNIPLEFPELFSNSIKEWIKE
- a CDS encoding YgaP family membrane protein, which encodes MNIFDKIRTFCKPFRIVLGVVLIAIGFFSGIAWFYLGVIPLLAGIFNFCPLCKFSGKCTPKNLK
- a CDS encoding FAD-dependent oxidoreductase; the encoded protein is MKYDVVIIGAGAAGFGCALHLGSANAKFDFAKDKKYLMLDDNKSDLNVGRYFNVAGIESGINGVDLLVKLKNQLKNFPSVELKVEKAIKIEKVGDEFIINSENGSYSANIVVLATGLHKFDIECNGVKVLDNSFVPKPNLIYLENKNNLILPNLYVAGLASGVPTMFACASGDGTKVACDILSNWAGKIVVVHDVKA
- a CDS encoding M99 family carboxypeptidase catalytic domain-containing protein, which gives rise to MRFLFFIIFLLTNIYANTNIDFTLYKKEGKELGHTLLIIGGIHGDEPGGYFAPAFFEKHYTIKKGSVWIAPSVNIDSMIANQRGIYGDMNRKFSTISKDDKDIRNIEKIKSLILDKEVELVLNLHDGHGFYRQNYENAIFNPRAWGQATIIDQEKIHSLEKFGNLDEIATTVRDSLNRDKLFQDHHYFGVKNTETKAKDEQQQLSLTFFAVTNNKPAFAIETSKNITDLTEKVIYQLKSIEEFMRVMDIEFSRNFDLNSYKEVQNLLFDFGKIQINNNISFDLNDIRKNLRFIPLKKSDNNFVFEHSLGNSKFINGNYEIYIGNNLVTTLSPQIFDKNGSFLDVDLEIDGNIIKSKFGQILEVKKSFKVLKSPLRVNVIGFSKAGVDSEDSLVLTKSDMVSNFSIDNSTKDYRVEFYQDSKFYGMITIRFID
- a CDS encoding protein adenylyltransferase SelO family protein, which encodes MNKNNKKMIEIFDELISLSDYSFVNKLNGDPDAKQNGDNKSAREVFSGHYVEVEPTAIKEPIYISHSENFFKELGFSEQLLKSDDFIKLFSGDMSNISKPIQKIAWATGYALSIYGREYYAQCPFQTGNGYGDGRAISVLEAVINDKRWEFQLKGAGKTPYCRGADGRAVLRSSIREFLAQEHMNSLNIPTSRSLTLFTSKKEQVTRPWFRDNSYSMDPEVMIEEDVAITTRVASSFIRVGQLELFGRRARKNEYKNALKELEMIVLHLIDREYSEDISQDLRLEEKIISLANEFQSRLTSLVANWIRVGYCQGNFNSDNCAAGGFTLDYGPFGFIEMFDPKYQSWTGGGVHFSFFNQPIAALKNFKSFCNSLKPLLSSNKNALEEFEKIENNFSKVMQEKMQNMWAKKLGLDNFNVELFEDLINLMIDTKVDYTIFFRELSNIPNDMSSLEKSFYENLKDENIKLRWNSWLKIWRSLINIKDEESKQKLSIQMKLINPKYILREWHLVKAYQEAQNGNYTLVNELQEIMTKPYDEQTKEIEEKYYIKKPKDLFGIAGISHVSCSS